The following coding sequences are from one Methanofollis sp. window:
- a CDS encoding PAS domain S-box protein, whose product MESSNIDRLESGISHLLLTMDRSGDGILISDQERTIIYANETFGRIFGFSPDELVGRDVMEVMESELSPLFEEPESFRVRIEAVYRKARECREPELPLRGVGSRWITYSSHVVSGSALQGLRLDIFREITGIKQAEETLLQNEKRLKNLTTACGICTCTTGPDLAVVTADETFCEMTGTRKETVRGKNIRELLPGMAASEVGARLGELSAAQPTAVVPSPGGVWRLCGTFFPDGSLSEVQWAWCGEREMSRAAGGAGTDAWPSCLSALAALCIDGTREIGDVLAGAARLVLEAAPWCSWIGIEAPGISPAEAGHRKKKDTETIIPIPPGRDGGKLRIRHAAEEAVPSGGDAFLRAVSGVIGVYLGEQTALEAAQQSEVTYQTLLETTGTATFLLDNGGTIVRMNAEFERLFGYNANDLRNGFMWTSCVDEEDRQMVRHFHQLRRSGAGDIPKSYECRTYAKDGTPRDMIVNVSLIPGTQYSIISLVDITEQNETEVELRESEHRYQLIAENATDVIFTLDPDLRFTYVSPSTERLLGWPSAGLVDHPVTDCFAAGDGDVFSGAACEILTAADDGEPLSRVMELEAHRPNGSQVWVEVRINTLRAGDGSPVGVMGVIRDISERKHAEEREIQYVRELSFLSSAAMGFVELPPEEEIYRYIADRLCSLLEGSLAIVSRYDDLDTTLTVRAISGIDEDHSPRLYSLARSCRGMTVSVPADLIEDLGRGVVLPLEGRGKSELLAGPVGTIVDTFAKGTGRKEYVMGIARGDELFGCVVVVLRDEVCLESVSTIETFAHLSSVALQRRRLEVELESTKSRLQHILSSSPVAIFSAEPSTTGRGMGPITFVTENITGLIGFEPQEILFDSTFWSTYIHPADRPRVQGEEYSALLEEGKRTFEYRIRHKDGKYRWVHSEVRVIRNEEGKAVELIGSAIDISERKRIEEALRVMDSAITSSINPIIITDLEGDLVFANHSALKQWDYENIQKVVGKPLDRFWTQKKQIAAILDRIDRNGGWMGELIGKKKGGKRFHASVSANMVTDEENEPLCIMLSFADITERIEIEEELAKYRTHLEELVLERTEKLTRANELLGLEISERKRAEEHVRALSSFRESVIENAMMLLTVIDEEGDVSVWNKAAAEITGFDRDEMVGKHIDRVWETLIPDTVSRDAITHDIYERLNACGRIENMEVLIRAKNGETKVLLWNGRLVENSGKRGLVALAEDITVRKQMEEEIRASEARYRGVVEDQTEWICRFGSDLHLSFVNEACCHSFSRSRDEILGSSVAALLPEGCEDLLPPLAGLFAGGRQSVTLDGTARNPEGDLRWHQWTLRAIFTPDGDVSEYQAVGRDITEVKKAEEEFVRTEKLLSLSELAGGIAHDFNNILTSIMGNLNLARMKLSPDDFVYHRLTEAEAATMRAGEITRQLFSFSDRTEPRKDTLDVADIIREAANYALRGSKSTCRLDLGPGPMPVDADPAQILQVLQALIINADQAMSGGGEVTVGAEVVEVSGNDPVPLPIGSYVRITVKDEGVGIQKEHLGRIFDPYFTTKKHGSGLGLAVALPIIKNHGGWMDVASETGAGTTFSLYLPSSAHNVRAEMKPEVITSGRIGSILLMDDEAGILETTSDILRHLGYTVTTAQDGKEAVTRFEEALKEGKPFDGAILDLTVPGKMGGEETFTRLRELDPAVKVVVSSGYLNDPVVRNPKKFGLFGSIGKPYRIDELSRVLQELLNA is encoded by the coding sequence GTGGAGAGTTCGAATATCGACCGTCTGGAGTCAGGAATTTCCCACCTGCTCCTGACGATGGACCGTTCGGGGGACGGCATCCTCATCAGCGATCAGGAGAGGACGATCATCTATGCCAACGAGACTTTCGGCCGTATTTTTGGGTTCTCTCCAGATGAACTCGTCGGGAGAGACGTCATGGAGGTCATGGAATCAGAACTCTCTCCCCTCTTTGAGGAACCAGAGTCTTTCAGGGTCAGGATCGAGGCAGTCTACCGGAAGGCCCGAGAGTGCCGGGAGCCTGAGTTGCCCTTGCGCGGCGTCGGGTCACGGTGGATCACCTACTCCAGCCATGTCGTCTCCGGGAGTGCACTGCAGGGCCTGAGACTCGACATCTTCCGCGAGATCACCGGGATCAAACAGGCCGAGGAGACACTCCTCCAGAATGAAAAGAGGCTGAAAAACCTGACCACAGCCTGCGGCATCTGTACCTGCACGACCGGGCCCGACCTTGCGGTCGTCACGGCCGACGAGACGTTCTGTGAGATGACAGGCACCAGAAAGGAGACTGTCCGCGGGAAGAACATAAGGGAACTCCTGCCCGGCATGGCGGCATCCGAAGTGGGCGCACGCCTCGGCGAACTCTCCGCAGCGCAGCCGACGGCCGTGGTCCCCTCGCCCGGCGGAGTATGGAGGCTCTGCGGCACCTTCTTCCCGGACGGCTCGCTCTCAGAGGTCCAGTGGGCATGGTGCGGGGAGAGGGAGATGTCCCGCGCCGCAGGCGGCGCAGGTACGGACGCGTGGCCATCCTGCCTCTCCGCCCTTGCCGCCCTCTGTATCGACGGAACGCGGGAGATCGGAGACGTCCTTGCAGGGGCCGCGCGCCTGGTGCTGGAGGCGGCACCCTGGTGTTCCTGGATCGGGATAGAGGCCCCGGGCATCTCCCCTGCCGAGGCGGGGCACCGGAAAAAGAAAGATACAGAGACGATCATTCCCATCCCTCCCGGCAGGGACGGGGGGAAACTCCGTATCAGGCACGCGGCAGAAGAGGCCGTGCCCTCAGGCGGGGACGCCTTCCTCCGCGCCGTCAGCGGAGTGATCGGGGTGTACCTCGGTGAGCAGACGGCGCTGGAGGCGGCGCAGCAGTCAGAGGTCACCTACCAGACACTCCTTGAGACCACCGGGACCGCTACCTTCCTTCTCGACAACGGGGGGACTATCGTCAGGATGAACGCCGAGTTCGAGCGTCTCTTCGGGTATAATGCCAACGATCTCAGGAACGGCTTCATGTGGACCTCCTGCGTCGACGAGGAAGACCGCCAGATGGTCAGACACTTCCACCAACTCAGGCGCAGCGGGGCCGGGGACATACCGAAGTCCTACGAATGCCGGACATATGCAAAAGACGGCACCCCGAGAGATATGATCGTCAATGTCTCCCTCATCCCGGGGACACAATACTCCATCATATCTCTCGTCGACATCACCGAGCAGAACGAGACCGAGGTCGAACTCAGGGAGAGCGAGCACCGCTATCAGCTGATCGCCGAGAACGCTACCGACGTCATATTCACCCTTGACCCTGACCTCAGGTTCACCTATGTGAGCCCGTCGACCGAACGTCTCCTGGGTTGGCCTTCCGCAGGGCTGGTTGACCACCCGGTGACCGACTGCTTCGCTGCGGGCGACGGCGACGTCTTCTCCGGGGCTGCATGCGAGATCCTGACGGCCGCAGACGACGGGGAACCCCTCTCGCGCGTCATGGAACTGGAGGCACACCGTCCCAACGGCAGTCAGGTCTGGGTGGAAGTGCGGATCAATACCCTGCGTGCAGGTGACGGGTCGCCGGTCGGGGTTATGGGCGTCATTCGCGATATCAGTGAACGTAAACACGCCGAAGAAAGGGAGATCCAGTACGTCAGAGAACTCTCCTTCCTTTCCAGTGCGGCCATGGGATTCGTCGAATTGCCGCCTGAGGAGGAGATCTACCGCTATATCGCGGACCGCCTCTGCAGTCTCCTCGAAGGATCCCTCGCCATAGTCTCCCGGTACGACGACCTGGACACGACCCTCACCGTGCGGGCGATCTCCGGTATCGACGAGGACCACTCCCCCCGCCTCTACTCCCTGGCACGCAGTTGCAGGGGCATGACCGTCTCCGTACCGGCCGACCTCATCGAAGACCTCGGCAGGGGCGTGGTCCTGCCGCTGGAAGGAAGAGGGAAGTCTGAACTCCTCGCCGGACCGGTCGGTACGATTGTCGATACCTTCGCAAAAGGCACCGGCAGGAAAGAATATGTCATGGGGATTGCACGGGGCGACGAACTCTTCGGCTGTGTGGTCGTCGTTCTCAGGGATGAGGTCTGTCTGGAATCGGTCTCGACGATCGAGACCTTCGCCCACCTCTCCTCTGTGGCGCTCCAGCGGCGGCGTCTCGAGGTCGAACTCGAATCAACAAAGTCGCGTCTCCAGCACATCCTCTCCTCAAGCCCGGTGGCGATCTTCTCGGCAGAACCCTCGACCACCGGACGCGGGATGGGCCCGATCACCTTTGTGACCGAGAACATCACCGGCCTCATCGGTTTCGAGCCGCAGGAGATCCTCTTCGACTCCACGTTCTGGTCCACCTACATCCACCCTGCTGACCGTCCGCGCGTCCAGGGCGAGGAATATAGTGCACTCCTTGAGGAGGGAAAGCGGACCTTTGAGTACAGGATCAGGCACAAAGACGGGAAGTACCGCTGGGTCCACTCTGAAGTGCGGGTAATCCGCAACGAAGAAGGGAAGGCAGTCGAACTCATCGGGTCGGCGATCGACATCTCGGAGAGGAAGAGGATCGAAGAGGCCCTCAGGGTTATGGACAGCGCCATCACCTCCTCGATCAACCCGATCATCATCACCGACCTCGAGGGCGACCTCGTCTTTGCAAACCACTCGGCCCTGAAACAATGGGACTACGAGAACATCCAGAAAGTGGTTGGAAAGCCGCTCGACCGGTTCTGGACACAGAAAAAGCAGATCGCCGCGATCCTCGACCGCATCGACAGGAACGGCGGATGGATGGGCGAACTGATCGGGAAGAAGAAGGGAGGAAAACGCTTCCATGCCAGCGTATCGGCAAACATGGTGACAGACGAGGAGAACGAACCTCTCTGCATCATGCTCTCCTTCGCCGACATCACCGAGCGGATCGAGATCGAGGAGGAACTTGCGAAATACCGTACGCACCTCGAGGAACTCGTGCTTGAAAGGACCGAGAAACTGACCCGGGCAAATGAACTCCTCGGGCTGGAGATATCGGAGCGCAAACGTGCGGAAGAGCATGTAAGGGCGCTCAGTTCGTTCAGGGAGAGTGTCATCGAGAACGCCATGATGCTCCTCACCGTCATCGACGAGGAAGGGGACGTGAGCGTCTGGAACAAGGCGGCGGCCGAGATCACAGGGTTCGACCGGGACGAGATGGTCGGAAAGCACATCGATAGGGTCTGGGAGACACTCATCCCGGACACCGTCTCCAGAGACGCCATCACGCACGACATATATGAGAGGCTCAACGCCTGTGGCCGGATCGAGAACATGGAGGTCTTGATCAGGGCGAAAAACGGTGAGACGAAAGTCCTCCTCTGGAATGGCCGCCTGGTTGAAAACAGCGGAAAGAGGGGGCTCGTCGCCCTCGCCGAGGACATCACGGTGCGCAAGCAGATGGAGGAGGAGATCAGGGCGAGCGAGGCGCGCTACCGCGGCGTGGTCGAGGACCAGACAGAATGGATCTGCCGGTTCGGGTCTGATCTGCACCTCTCCTTCGTGAACGAGGCATGCTGCCACTCCTTCAGCCGCAGCAGGGACGAGATACTTGGATCCTCCGTCGCCGCACTCCTCCCCGAAGGCTGCGAGGACCTCCTCCCCCCCCTTGCCGGGCTTTTTGCAGGGGGCAGGCAGAGCGTCACCCTTGACGGCACTGCACGGAACCCGGAGGGAGACCTGCGGTGGCACCAGTGGACGCTGCGGGCCATCTTCACCCCGGACGGTGACGTCTCGGAGTACCAGGCCGTCGGCCGCGACATCACCGAGGTGAAAAAAGCCGAGGAGGAGTTTGTCCGGACAGAGAAACTCCTCTCCCTCTCCGAACTTGCCGGCGGGATCGCCCACGACTTCAACAACATTCTCACCTCGATCATGGGCAATCTCAACCTCGCAAGGATGAAACTCTCCCCGGACGATTTCGTCTATCATCGCCTGACCGAGGCCGAGGCGGCGACGATGCGGGCGGGCGAGATCACGCGGCAACTCTTCAGCTTCTCCGACAGAACAGAACCCCGGAAAGACACGCTGGATGTCGCCGACATCATCCGTGAAGCGGCAAATTACGCCCTCCGCGGCTCGAAGAGCACCTGCAGGCTCGACCTCGGGCCCGGGCCGATGCCGGTGGACGCCGACCCGGCCCAGATCCTCCAGGTGCTTCAGGCACTGATCATCAATGCCGACCAGGCGATGTCCGGCGGCGGTGAAGTGACTGTCGGGGCAGAGGTCGTGGAGGTCTCCGGGAACGACCCCGTTCCTCTTCCGATAGGTTCGTACGTGCGGATCACGGTGAAAGACGAGGGTGTCGGCATCCAGAAGGAGCATCTGGGGCGGATCTTCGATCCCTATTTCACGACCAAAAAGCATGGTTCCGGCCTCGGCCTTGCGGTCGCCCTGCCCATCATCAAGAATCACGGGGGCTGGATGGATGTGGCGTCCGAAACCGGCGCCGGGACAACCTTCTCCCTTTATCTGCCATCATCAGCACATAATGTACGTGCAGAGATGAAGCCCGAAGTCATAACGTCAGGCAGGATTGGCTCGATCCTGCTGATGGACGACGAAGCGGGTATTCTCGAAACCACCAGCGACATTCTCCGGCATCTCGGTTACACGGTGACGACGGCACAGGACGGCAAAGAAGCGGTGACGCGCTTTGAGGAGGCGCTGAAAGAGGGGAAGCCCTTCGACGGTGCCATCCTCGACCTGACCGTGCCCGGCAAGATGGGCGGTGAGGAGACCTTCACCCGCCTCCGCGAACTCGACCCGGCGGTGAAGGTGGTGGTATCGAGCGGCTACCTGAACGATCCGGTTGTCAGGAACCCGAAGAAGTTCGGGCTCTTCGGGAGTATCGGGAAGCCGTATCGGATCGATGAACTCTCCCGCGTGTTGCAGGAACTTCTCAACGCCTGA
- a CDS encoding tetratricopeptide repeat protein, translated as MTDQPPADAGKEAFALYEAGKYRESIDLCTCLLKGSDDSSLAILLATNLFALGEYNEAEAHLRDLLRKMPESSYLHSFLGRVLSARGDGRAVAAYARAVQLDPANEEALRAYAAYFSGKRDQMSAVPILSALARVSGKKEDARALIRALIECGRGEEALSAYQELLGGTDADAEYIDALMVAGRHRDAAAASVETFRRTGDSAFLRQYLAALSAFDRLAALKIFPRYLGDTSDNDLLFDYVLLLKSEGRCREALEACERLLARSPHPIYQLVACELIAATGQTELARECYEALIRGGVAGMDDPETLEMSVAAYEQFLRKAYSPETVPACYLETVSRDPNVVSLTRTGIFYASFGDMEAARDWLYRAYRLDFLNGGIEYARFLARQGETRECEKILIHILTNTRRTADLVKVAEAVIGGDEGGAGRRRLLDALVRRFSTETGHLGPEGTEIFARVCLCAARVALDTGDYVRCKEYCLHGLDLSRTCTDAFFDVVRRCKEATVAELPVFPFDGEGEGARAARADRSKNDVEEPDLGLDERETALVAFLRQHRETNEEELRKVLGTRRVSGVVNRLIKKVNDAGLPLIEKQGQGEHGEIYVYCGK; from the coding sequence ATGACCGATCAACCACCAGCCGATGCCGGGAAGGAAGCCTTCGCCCTCTATGAGGCAGGGAAGTACAGGGAGTCGATCGACCTGTGCACGTGCCTTCTGAAAGGCTCAGACGACTCTTCCCTCGCCATACTCCTCGCTACAAACCTCTTTGCCCTCGGTGAATACAACGAAGCCGAGGCACACCTCAGGGACCTCCTCAGGAAGATGCCCGAGTCCTCGTACCTCCACAGTTTTCTTGGCCGGGTGCTCTCGGCGCGGGGGGACGGGCGGGCGGTCGCCGCCTATGCAAGGGCGGTTCAACTCGACCCGGCAAATGAAGAGGCTCTCAGGGCCTACGCGGCATATTTCTCCGGGAAACGCGATCAGATGTCGGCCGTTCCGATCCTCTCCGCGCTCGCGCGGGTCTCGGGAAAGAAGGAGGATGCCCGCGCCCTGATCCGCGCCCTCATCGAGTGCGGCAGGGGAGAGGAAGCGCTCTCGGCCTATCAGGAACTCCTCGGCGGGACCGATGCCGATGCCGAGTACATCGATGCCCTGATGGTCGCCGGGCGGCACCGGGACGCCGCGGCGGCATCGGTCGAGACCTTCAGGAGGACAGGAGACTCGGCGTTCCTGCGGCAGTACCTCGCCGCCCTCTCTGCCTTCGACCGGCTGGCGGCCCTGAAGATCTTTCCCCGGTACCTCGGGGACACATCCGACAACGACCTTCTCTTTGACTATGTCCTCCTGCTCAAGTCTGAGGGGAGGTGCCGCGAGGCTCTGGAAGCCTGCGAACGCCTCCTCGCCCGGAGCCCTCATCCGATCTACCAGCTCGTCGCCTGCGAACTCATCGCGGCGACAGGGCAGACCGAGCTCGCACGGGAGTGCTACGAGGCATTGATCAGGGGCGGGGTTGCCGGGATGGACGATCCCGAGACCCTGGAGATGTCTGTCGCCGCCTACGAACAGTTTCTCAGGAAGGCGTATTCTCCGGAGACCGTGCCGGCGTGCTACCTGGAGACTGTCTCCCGTGACCCGAACGTCGTCAGCCTTACGAGGACGGGTATTTTCTATGCCTCTTTCGGTGACATGGAGGCGGCGCGGGACTGGCTGTACCGGGCATACAGGCTCGACTTCCTCAATGGCGGGATCGAATATGCCCGGTTTCTGGCGCGGCAGGGCGAGACGCGGGAGTGCGAGAAGATCCTCATCCATATTCTCACGAACACCCGGAGGACTGCCGACCTCGTGAAAGTGGCCGAGGCCGTCATCGGCGGAGACGAGGGTGGTGCAGGGAGGAGGAGGCTCCTCGACGCACTTGTCAGGAGGTTCTCGACCGAGACCGGCCACCTCGGCCCCGAGGGGACCGAGATCTTCGCACGGGTCTGCCTCTGTGCGGCCAGGGTGGCGCTGGACACAGGGGACTATGTGCGCTGCAAGGAGTACTGCCTCCACGGTCTGGACCTCTCCCGCACCTGCACGGACGCCTTCTTCGATGTCGTCAGGCGGTGCAAGGAGGCGACTGTCGCCGAACTGCCTGTTTTTCCCTTTGATGGTGAAGGTGAGGGTGCCCGAGCGGCCAGAGCCGACCGGAGCAAAAACGATGTCGAAGAGCCCGACCTCGGTCTCGACGAACGCGAAACAGCGCTGGTCGCCTTTTTACGCCAGCACCGCGAGACCAATGAGGAAGAACTCCGCAAGGTGCTCGGCACCCGCCGGGTGAGCGGTGTGGTCAATCGCCTGATCAAAAAAGTGAACGATGCCGGTCTCCCCCTGATCGAGAAACAGGGCCAGGGCGAGCACGGCGAGATATATGTCTACTGCGGGAAGTGA
- the brxD gene encoding BREX system ATP-binding protein BrxD: protein MDGRKTESIGIINALRRGTVPASGLERLAVGLSVEEEVIGRQLDFAASGGADIKFVCGDYGSGKTFLVARALEIAREKTFVTAHVMISADTPLHKQSALYYRILSSLRTAEHENALKEIVDDWIFAIEERIIEVEGVSEEDEALKTGTVERIEAALADISTVNPALAAALRVYYTANCAGDFPLAQAALGWLSGEPHVGRRFRQAAGVKGEVDEVSALVFLRGFMRIIRAAGYAGLAVAVDEVETVQALPSNLRAKGYGNLRQIVDAVDRGEMPHCYFLFTGTPAFFEGSKGIRSLPPLYDRLKIVGADDYANPLQAQIRLRPFDLQKLEEAALKVCEVYADAAAPVDRNRVSHRFMQGMIDRVTTGFGGRVDVIPRIFLREFVDVLDKCGLYAEYDPAAAYAFDRERVKGDLKEEEEAVLEVEF, encoded by the coding sequence ATGGACGGGAGAAAGACAGAGAGCATAGGAATCATCAATGCGCTCAGGCGCGGGACTGTGCCCGCATCAGGGCTGGAACGTCTTGCCGTCGGGCTTTCGGTGGAGGAAGAGGTGATCGGCAGACAACTTGACTTCGCCGCATCGGGAGGGGCCGACATAAAATTCGTCTGCGGAGATTACGGGAGCGGGAAGACATTTCTCGTGGCGCGGGCACTGGAGATCGCACGGGAGAAGACGTTTGTCACCGCGCATGTGATGATCTCGGCAGACACTCCTCTCCACAAGCAGAGCGCGCTGTACTACCGGATCCTCTCGTCTCTCAGGACCGCGGAGCACGAGAACGCCCTCAAAGAGATCGTGGACGACTGGATCTTCGCGATCGAGGAGAGGATCATCGAGGTCGAAGGGGTCTCCGAGGAGGACGAGGCCCTGAAGACCGGGACGGTGGAGAGGATCGAGGCAGCCCTTGCCGACATCTCGACGGTGAACCCGGCCCTTGCCGCGGCGCTCAGGGTCTACTACACGGCAAACTGCGCCGGGGACTTCCCTCTCGCGCAGGCGGCGCTCGGCTGGCTCTCGGGCGAGCCCCATGTGGGGCGGAGGTTTCGGCAGGCGGCAGGCGTGAAGGGCGAGGTGGACGAGGTCTCGGCGCTCGTCTTTCTGCGGGGCTTTATGCGGATCATCAGGGCGGCCGGGTATGCCGGACTCGCGGTGGCGGTGGACGAGGTCGAGACGGTGCAGGCCCTGCCCTCGAACCTGCGGGCGAAGGGCTACGGCAACCTCCGCCAGATCGTCGACGCCGTCGACAGGGGGGAGATGCCGCACTGCTACTTCCTCTTCACCGGAACCCCGGCCTTCTTCGAGGGGTCGAAGGGGATACGCTCGCTGCCGCCCCTGTACGACCGCCTGAAGATCGTGGGCGCCGACGACTATGCCAACCCCCTCCAGGCCCAGATCCGCCTCCGGCCCTTCGACCTGCAGAAACTGGAAGAGGCGGCTCTGAAGGTCTGCGAGGTCTATGCCGACGCCGCCGCACCGGTGGACAGGAACCGCGTCTCCCACCGCTTTATGCAGGGGATGATCGACCGCGTCACCACGGGGTTCGGCGGGAGGGTGGACGTCATCCCCCGCATCTTCCTCCGCGAGTTCGTGGATGTGCTGGACAAGTGCGGGCTGTACGCGGAGTACGACCCCGCGGCCGCGTATGCCTTCGACAGGGAGAGGGTGAAGGGCGACCTGAAGGAGGAGGAAGAGGCGGTGCTTGAGGTGGAGTTCTAA
- a CDS encoding HD domain-containing protein — MANRKETFVGDIADGDEVDEIFLLRSAEVKQKRDGSPYILAQVADRSGSLACNIWGVQGCGEAVSAAAEKLTVGAVYRIRGLAKAYNGAVQVSVNEGIADLAEVPPEEVSAADFVCAPVDEAELKSGVLAMASDIADGALRDLVLEAIAGADGFFMKPAAKSRHHEYRGGLAGHTLETARIAAASCDAACIPMDRDLVVAGALLHDIGKAFCFDEAGLAFTARPEYDLVGHVTIGVSYLTRFRGRIPEERFSHLLHIVQAHHGPHGEVHCHTPEAWAVHLADLTSATLREAADDQKEAEPGTRKNGWRSGGPVWRF; from the coding sequence ATGGCCAACCGGAAGGAAACCTTTGTCGGGGATATCGCCGACGGGGACGAGGTCGACGAGATCTTTCTCCTCAGGTCTGCCGAGGTGAAGCAGAAGAGGGATGGAAGTCCCTATATCCTGGCGCAGGTCGCCGACAGGAGCGGGTCCCTCGCCTGCAACATCTGGGGCGTGCAGGGATGCGGCGAGGCCGTTTCTGCGGCGGCAGAAAAACTGACTGTCGGGGCCGTCTACCGCATCCGCGGCCTTGCAAAGGCCTACAACGGTGCGGTCCAGGTCTCGGTGAACGAGGGGATCGCCGACCTTGCGGAGGTGCCGCCCGAAGAGGTCTCTGCGGCGGACTTCGTCTGTGCGCCGGTGGACGAGGCCGAACTGAAGAGCGGCGTGCTGGCGATGGCCAGCGATATCGCCGACGGCGCACTGCGGGACCTGGTGCTCGAAGCGATCGCCGGCGCGGACGGGTTCTTCATGAAACCTGCCGCAAAGTCGAGGCACCACGAGTACCGCGGCGGTCTTGCCGGGCACACCCTGGAGACGGCCAGGATCGCGGCGGCGTCCTGCGATGCCGCCTGTATCCCTATGGACCGCGACCTCGTCGTCGCCGGGGCGCTCCTCCACGACATCGGGAAGGCATTCTGCTTCGACGAGGCCGGCCTTGCCTTCACGGCGAGACCGGAGTACGACCTTGTCGGCCATGTCACCATCGGCGTCTCCTATCTTACCCGGTTCCGCGGCCGCATCCCGGAGGAAAGATTTTCCCACCTCCTCCATATTGTCCAGGCCCACCACGGCCCCCACGGCGAGGTGCACTGCCACACGCCGGAGGCATGGGCCGTCCACCTGGCGGACCTGACGAGCGCCACCCTGCGGGAGGCGGCCGACGACCAGAAGGAGGCCGAACCCGGTACCCGGAAGAACGGGTGGCGGAGCGGCGGCCCGGTCTGGCGGTTCTGA
- the hisD gene encoding histidinol dehydrogenase, translating into MWKALDIEEWKNQRRSDLAGAKDAVAGIVDAVRKDGDEALYALTKKFDHIDLEDLAVAPEEFEGAYEEVDDALVESLAEAEAHIRRFHELQRNHSLWLDEVEPGVILGVKTTPLDRIGAYVPGGRAAYPSTALMTTVPAQVAGVAEICVCSPPPIHPLTLVALDIAGVDECYRVGGAQAIAAMALGTETIDPVQKIVGPGNVFVTAAKMMLREEAEIDFPAGPSEIGILADATAKPAFVAADVLAQAEHDPHAGCILVTTDPSLPAKVGAEIKRQMATAERRAIIEKALDHSGYVVVRDLDEAIAAMDDIAPEHLSIQVADPMAALTAVRNAGSIFVGPYTAVAFGDYASGTNHVLPTAGYAKVYSGLDIHHFCKTSSVQMISREGLEWLGGIVENLASAEGLHAHANSVRIRRRKDA; encoded by the coding sequence ATGTGGAAGGCGCTGGACATAGAGGAATGGAAGAACCAGCGGCGGTCCGACCTTGCAGGGGCGAAGGACGCCGTCGCCGGGATCGTCGATGCAGTGCGGAAGGACGGCGACGAGGCGCTCTACGCTCTCACGAAGAAGTTCGACCACATCGACCTTGAGGACCTTGCCGTCGCCCCCGAGGAGTTCGAGGGCGCATACGAGGAAGTGGACGACGCTCTGGTCGAGAGCCTTGCCGAGGCCGAGGCGCATATCAGGCGTTTCCACGAACTGCAGCGCAACCATTCGCTCTGGCTCGACGAGGTGGAGCCCGGGGTGATCCTGGGCGTGAAGACGACACCCCTCGACCGTATCGGTGCCTACGTGCCGGGCGGCCGGGCCGCGTATCCTTCGACCGCCCTGATGACCACGGTTCCGGCACAGGTGGCCGGGGTCGCGGAGATCTGCGTCTGCTCCCCGCCCCCGATCCATCCCCTCACCCTGGTGGCCCTCGATATCGCCGGTGTGGACGAGTGTTACCGCGTCGGCGGCGCACAGGCGATCGCGGCGATGGCCCTCGGCACGGAGACGATCGACCCTGTCCAGAAGATCGTCGGTCCGGGGAATGTCTTTGTGACGGCGGCAAAGATGATGCTGCGCGAAGAGGCCGAGATCGACTTTCCGGCCGGTCCCTCTGAGATCGGTATCCTTGCCGATGCGACGGCGAAACCCGCGTTCGTCGCGGCCGACGTGCTGGCGCAGGCTGAGCACGACCCCCATGCCGGGTGCATCCTGGTGACCACCGATCCCTCCCTCCCGGCGAAGGTCGGCGCGGAGATCAAGAGACAGATGGCCACGGCAGAGAGGCGCGCCATCATCGAGAAGGCCCTCGATCACTCGGGCTATGTGGTCGTCCGCGACCTTGACGAGGCGATCGCCGCGATGGACGACATCGCCCCCGAGCACCTCTCCATCCAGGTCGCCGACCCGATGGCGGCCCTCACCGCGGTGCGGAACGCGGGTTCCATCTTTGTCGGGCCGTACACCGCCGTCGCCTTCGGGGACTACGCCTCAGGCACCAACCATGTCCTGCCGACCGCGGGCTATGCGAAGGTCTACTCCGGGCTCGACATCCACCACTTCTGCAAGACCTCCTCTGTCCAGATGATCAGCAGGGAGGGGCTCGAGTGGCTTGGCGGCATCGTGGAAAATCTCGCCTCTGCCGAGGGCCTCCACGCCCATGCAAACTCGGTCAGGATCCGCAGGCGGAAGGACGCCTGA